The following are encoded in a window of Arctopsyche grandis isolate Sample6627 chromosome 2, ASM5162203v2, whole genome shotgun sequence genomic DNA:
- the PAN3 gene encoding poly(A) specific ribonuclease subunit PAN3 has product MDPSLFSFTPPNLRLQQSKLATYMNLPKLPCPQSVDARDLHTSPELQRKEENEFIPGIYYTGNEALQSSPPKSPIINMFPPPENCIPPPNVVQVHQENVGGTTYFFSTNTEAVPNVPQGMPVQHPHMYTGVPMKPIITVGPKSGLTSSFRLRDNLMSELIMKNQLTHAQPIYPELLNLPLAVEQYVDLIPLENIMNDEGAVTGATTYRVTSRQTGQLFALRRIHDFNFAFTKLPLIIDQWKKLSHPNLVQLREVFSTKVFGDQSLVFIYDYYPGSTTLLEKYMMVNRVGLDDSDPFNSDPDAPRPYTHQKNTILRAAAHGGTFMAENTIWNILVQITSALRIVHNAGLSCWYLDPTKIIVSGSTVRIAWGGVSEIIKVASCGSAGLSVTTEEAKQEDLNSLGRMVLGLVCQSSLPLDPRVINIYMQTVTRDYSTDLKNLVMYLLSSPSKPRSLIDLMPMIGARFYSFTESLQRHVDALEDQLSLELDNGRLYRLLVKLNTVVDRPELNMDHSWAETGDRYILKLFRDFVFHPVTPDGRPWLDNAHIVHCLNQLDSGTNIKIQLVSRNEHSVLIVSYNELNLCLERAFMEIVEATDTPQ; this is encoded by the exons ATGGATCCATCTCTATTTTCTTTTACGCCTCCGAATTTACGTTTGCAACAATCTAAACTGGCTACGTATATG AATTTACCCAAGCTACCATGTCCGCAAAGCGTCGATGCCAGAGATTTGCATACTTCTCCGGAATTACAAAGAAAG GAGGAGAATGAGTTTATTCCCGGAATATACTATACAGGAAACGAAGCTTTGCAATCGTCTCCGCCCAAATCTCCGATAATTAATATGTTTCCACCACCCGAAAACTGCATTCCTCCGCCCAATGTTGTTCAGGTGCATCAG GAAAACGTCGGGGGCACGACATATTTTTTCTCGACGAATACTGAGGCAGTGCCTAACGTACCCCAAGGAATGCCCGTTCAACATCCTCATATGTATACAGGAGTACCGATGAAGCCTATTATAACAGTCGGTCCAAAATCTG GATTGACGTCTTCTTTTAGATTACGTGACAATTTGATGTCGGAACTAATTATGAAGAATCAGCTAACGCACGCACAGCCGATTTATCCTGAGCTTTTGA atttgcCGTTGGCCGTGGAACAGTATGTGGATTTAATTCCATTGGAGAATATTATGAACGACGAGGGAGCCGTCACCGGTGCTACAACATACCGGGTGACTAGTCGTCAGACCGGCCAACTCTTCGCGCTCAGGCGCATTCACGATTTCAATTTCGCCTTCACGAAATTGCCGTTGATCATAGACCAATGGAAGAAGCTGAGCCATCCCAATCTTGTGCAGCTGCGAGAAGTTTTCTCGACCAAAGTGTTTGGCGACCAAT cACTTGTCTTCATATACGACTACTATCCTGGAAGTACCACCTTGTTGGAAAAGTACATGATGGTTAACCGAGTTGGACTCGACGATTCTGATCCTTTCAATTCCGATCCAGACGCTCCTCGTCCATACACCCACCAA aaaaatacgattttgCGAGCCGCCGCTCACGGAGGCACCTTCATGGCTGAGAACACAATATGGAACATTTTGGTGCAGATAACTTCAGCTTTGCGTATAGTTCACAACGCGGGACTATCCTGTTG GTATTTGGATCCAACTAAAATCATCGTCAGCGGATCGACAGTTCGCATAGCATGGGGTGGGGTTAGCGAAATCATAAAGGTGGCCAGCTGCGGCTCTGCTGGTCTGTCCGTCACTACGGAAGAAGCGAAACAGGAGGATCTGAACTCTTTGGGTCGAATGGTTTTGGGTCTGGTATGCCAGTCGAGTCTTCCGCTCGATCCACGCGTCATCAACATCTACATGCAAACTGTGACACGGGACTATTCCACCGATTTGAAGAACCTGGTTAT GTATTTGCTATCTTCGCCGTCGAAGCCACGCAGTCTGATCGATCTGATGCCGATGATCGGAGCTCGTTTCTATTCCTTCACGGAATCGCTGCAGCGTCATGTTGACGCGTTGGAAGACCAGCTCTCCTTGGAATTGGACAACGGTAGACTGTATCGACTTCTCGTGAAGTTGAACACGGTTGTCGATCGCCCAGA ACTCAACATGGATCACTCGTGGGCGGAAACCGGCGATCGGTACATCTTGAAGCTGTTCCGCGATTTTGTGTTTCATCCCGTGACCCCTGATGGACGACCATGGCTTGACAATGCTCACATTGTTCATTGCTTGAATCAACTGGACAGTGGTACAAATATCAAG ATACAGTTGGTGTCGCGCAACGAGCATAGCGTCTTAATCGTTTCGTACAATGAGTTGAATCTCTGTTTGGAGCGTGCTTTTATGGAAATCGTGGAAGCAACCGATACGCCCCAATGA
- the LOC143922605 gene encoding glutamine synthetase 2 cytoplasmic-like gives MGDDRRPRGGHYLSDSPNAVLNKTIVTKYMDLPIPNDKLQATYIWIDGTGEHLRCKDRTIDFIPKEPKDLPKWNYDGSSTDQATGQNSDTFLYPQAIYRDPFRRGNSILVMCDTYKYNYEPTETNKRKGCDEAFQKCANEQPWFGIEQEYTLLDSDLRPFGWPQGGVPPPQGPYYCGVGANKVFARDLVEAHYRCCLYAGVAICGTNAEVMPSQWEFQVGPALGTKVADDLWIARFILHRLAEEFGIIVTLDPKPVENWNGSGAHTNFSTLKMREDNGIIEIEKAIDKLSKVHMRHIKVYDPRGGKDNEKRLTGNFETSSINDFSAGVANRGCSVRIPRNVAEDKKGYLEDRRPSSNCDPYAVVEAILRTVCLNE, from the exons TACATGGACTTGCCGATTCCGAACGACAAGCTCCAGGCCACTTACATCTGGATCGATGGAACGGGAGAACATTTGAGATGCAAGGATCGCACCATTGACTTCATTCCAAAGGAACCCAAAG ACTTGCCCAAGTGGAACTACGATGGCAGCTCCACAGACCAGGCTACCGGTCAAAACTCTGACACTTTCCTATATCCTCAAGCCATTTACAGGGATCCATTCCGACGAGGCAACAGCATCCTTGTCATGTGCGACACTTACAAGTACAACTATGAACCGACTG AGACCAACAAGAGGAAGGGTTGCGACGAAGCATTCCAAAAGTGCGCAAACGAGCAACCGTGGTTCGGTATCGAGCAAGAGTACACTCTCTTGGACTCGGATCTGAGACCATTCGGCTGGCCGCAAGGTGGTGTCCCACCACCGCAAGGACCCTACTATTGTGGAGTAGGAGCCAACAAGGTGTTTGCTCGCGATCTGGTCGAGGCTCACTACAGGTGCTGCTTGTACGCCGGGGTTGCCATTTGCGGCACCAATGCAGAGGTCATGCCCTCTCAATGGGAGTTCCAAGTGGGACCAGCTCTTGGCACCAAGGTGGCTGACGATCTCTGGATCGCTCGTTTCATCCTCCACAGACTGGCTGAGGAGTTCGGCATCATCGTCACGTTGGACCCGAAGCCTGTCGAGAACTGGAACGGATCTGGTGCCCACACCAACTTCTCCACTTTGAAAATGCGAGAAGACAATGGAATCAT TGAAATTGAGAAAGCCATCGACAAGTTGTCCAAGGTTCATATGAGACATATCAAGGTGTACGATCCTCGGGGTGGAAAGGACAATGAGAAGCGTTTGACTGGAAACTTTGAGACTTCAAGTATTAACGACTTTAGTGCAG GTGTTGCAAATCGCGGATGCAGCGTGCGAATTCCTCGCAACGTGGCCGAAGACAAGAAGGGCTATCTGGAAGACAGAAGACCGTCGTCCAACTGTGACCCGTACGCAGTCGTCGAAGCCATTCTCAGAACCGTCTGCCTCAACGAGTAA